CGCCTCGCAGCTGGCCTATGGCGCGCGTGTGTCGCTGCTGGTGGGCCTTGTGTCGACGCTGGTGGCGCTGCTGATTGGCGTGCCGCTTGGGGCGCTCGCGGGCTTTTACGGCAACTGGGTGGACGAGGGCGCCATGCGCTTCACCGAGTTCTTCCAGACCATCCCCAACTTTGCGCTGGCCATCGTGCTTGTGGCGATCTTCCAGCCCACATTGGCCTCGATCACCATCGCCATCGCCATCGTGTCGTGGCCGCCGGTGGCGCGTCTGGTGCGGGCCGAGGTCATGTCGGTGCGCAAGCGTGAGTTCGTCGACGCCGCAAGGCTGGCGGGCCTGTCGCGCCCGCGCATCCTGATGACGCAGGTGCTGCCCAATACCGTCTCGCCGATCATCGTCATGGCCTCGCTGATGGTCGCCACTGCGATCCTGCTGGAAAGCTCGCTGTCCTTCCTTGGCCTCGGTGATCCCAACGCGATGAGCTGGGGCTATATGATCGGGGCGGCGCGCACGGTGATCCGCAGCGCGTGGTGGCTCAGTTTCTTCCCGGGAATCGCCATCGTCATCACGGTGCTGGCGCTGAACCTCATTGGCGAGGGTCTGAACGACGCCCTCAACCCCCACCTCAGCCGGAAGGGCAAGGCATGAGCGCGCTCTCCATCGAACACCTCAGCATCGGCCTGCCGCAGGGCGCTGACCGGGCCTTCGCGGTCGAGGATATCTCCTTTGCCATCGAGAAGGGCGAGATCCTCTGCGTCGTCGGCGAGAGCGGCTCGGGCAAGTCGATGACCGCCAACGCGCTGATGGGGCTGCTGCCGCCGGGCGTGACGGTGAAGACGGGCCGCGCCATGTTTGAGGCGCGCGACATCCTGCGCCTGCCGGAACCTGAAAAACAGGCGCTGCGCGGCGAGCGCATCGCGATGATCTTTCAGGAGCCGATGACCGCGCTCAACCCGTTGATGCGCATCGGCGAGCAAATCGCCGAGGTCTTTGCCGCGCATGACCGCTTTTCCCAGCAGCAGCGGCGCGACAAGGCGCTGAACCTGATCCGCGAGGTCGGGCTGCCGGACCCCGAGAAGATCATCCGTGCCTATCCGTTCCAGCTTTCGGGCGGGCAACGGCAGCGGGCTATGATCGCCATGGCGTTGGCGCTGGAGCCGAAACTTCTGATCGCCGACGAGCCGACCACGGCGCTTGACGTGACCACGCAGGCACAGATCCTCAAGCTGATCCTCGACCTGCGCGAGCGGCACGGGATGGCGGTGATGTTCATCACCCACGACTTCGGGGTGGTGGCCGAGATCGCCGATCAGGTGATCGTCATGCGCGAGGGCAAGGTGGTCGAACGTGGCAGCGCCACCTCGGTGCTCACCGACCCGCAGCACGACTACACCCGCCGCCTGCTTGACGCGATCCCCACCGGCAAGCTGCCGCCCGCCCGTGCCCCGCGCGACGTTCCGGCGCTCGAGATCAAAGGACTGCGTAAAGTCTATCGCACCGGGGGCGGCATGTTCCGCCCGGTGCGCGAAGTGCGCGCGGTGGACGATGTCTCGCTCACCGTCGGGCGCGGCGAGGTGCTGGGGCTGGTCGGAGAGAGCGGCTCGGGCAAGTCAACTCTGGGCCGCACCGCGGTGCGGCTGGTCACGCCGGACGGCGGGCAGGTGCTGGTCGGCGGCACCGATCTGGCGGCGCTGTCGGAAGAGGAGCTTCGCAAGCAGCGCCACAAGGTGCAGATGGTGTTTCAGGATCCCTATGCCTCGCTCAATCCGCGCCAGCGGATCATGGGCGCGCTGACCGACGGGCCAATCACCAAGGGCGTGCCGAAAGCGCAGGCGCAGGCGCGGGCGAAGGAACTGCTCGAGATCGTCGGCCTTGGCGCCGATGCCGCCAGCCGCTTTCCGCATGAGTTCTCGGGCGGCCAGCGCCAGCGTATCGGGATTGCCCGCGCGCTGGCCATGGACCCCGAACTGATCATCGCCGATGAGGCAGTTTCGGCGCTGGACGTCTCTATTCAGGCGCAGGTGCTGGACCTTCTGCGCGATCTGCGCGAGCGTTTCGATCTGTCGATCCTGTTCATCACCCACGACCTGCGGGTGGCGGCGCAACTCTGCGACAGGATCGCCGTGATGCAGAAAGGCAAACTGGTGGAGATCGGAACCGTGCACGACATTTTCCTCAATCCGGCGCAAGCGTACACGCGGCAGCTTCTGGCGGCCGTGCCGGGCGCCGACTGGGCCAGCGAGGGCGCCGCATGAGGGGCGTCATCACCACCAGCGGCGGCGTCGATCTCTGGCCGCACTACAGCGAGATTTTCGCCAAGGACGCGCCCGAACTGACCGTCATGCGGCGCGAGGATATCACCGATCCGGCGCAGGTGGATTTCGTCTTTACCTTCATCCCGCCCGCCGATGTGTTCGAGGGCATGAGCGGGCTCAAGGCGATCTTCTCGGCGGGGGCGGGCACCGATGCGATCATGGCCTGCCCGTCGCGCCCCGAGAGCGTGCCGGTCTATCGGGTGGAGGACGCCGATCAGGCGCTGCAGATGGCGGGCTTTGCCGCCTTCCACGTGCTCTGGCATCACCGCGACATGGGCCGCTACGTCGCGCAGCAGGCGAAGGGCAAATGGTCGCGCACCGTGACCGGCCTTTCGCCCAGCTACCGCCGCGTCGGCGTGCTGGGCTTTGGCCATATGGGTCGCGCCATCGCCAAAGGGCTGATGGGGCTGGGCTATGCGGTGGCGGGCTATTCGCGCCGCGCGCCCGATCCGGCGGAACCGGGCGTGCAGCATTTCCACGGCGACGGGCTCGATGACTTCCTTGCTCAGACCGACATCCTGATCAACGTGCTGCCGCTGACAAGCACCACGCGCGGCATGATCGACGCGGGCTTTTTGCAAAAGCTGCCGCAGGGCGCGGCGCTGGTGCAGATCGGTCGCGGCGGTCAGGTGGTCGAGGATGAGCTGATGGCGGTGCTGGACAGTGGACACCTCTCGGGTGCCTCGCTCGATGTCTTCGAGACCGAGCCGCTGCCGCAGGAGCATCCGCTTTGGGCGCATCCCAAGGTGCTCATCACCCCGCATGTGGCCAGCATCCCCGAGCGGCGCTTCGTCGTGCAGTCGATCCGCGAGCGGCTCTCTTCCCTGTAACCTTCCGAAGGCCCTTTCATGACAGACCCCAACGACCTTTCCGCCCGCAATCTCGCGGCGGCGATCCGCAGTGGCCGGATGCGCGCGCAGGATGTGATCCGCAGCACGCTCGACCGTGTGGCGCGCGAGAACCCGGCGATCAACGCCATCGTGCAGGACTGCGGCGCAGACGCCATGCGCGAGGCCGAGGCGCTGGATGCGCGCATCGCGGCGGGCGAGACGGTGGGGGCGCTCGCCGGTGTGCCGGTCACGGTGAAGGTGATCGCCGACCAGAAGGGCTATGCCACCACCAATGGCACCACGCTGGCCAAGGATCTGATCGCCACCGAGGACGCGGGCTTTCTGCGCAACATGCGGGCGCAGGACGCGATTGTCATCGGGCGCACCAACTGCCCGGCGTTCTCGTATCGCTGGTTCAGTTCGAACAACCTGCATGGCACCACCAGCAACCCGCACAACCCGGCGCTGACGCCGGGCGGCTCATCCGGCGGGGCCGGGGCGGCGACGGCGGCGGGGCTGGGGCATATCGCCCATGGCACCGATATTGCG
This portion of the Salipiger sp. CCB-MM3 genome encodes:
- a CDS encoding ABC transporter ATP-binding protein produces the protein MSALSIEHLSIGLPQGADRAFAVEDISFAIEKGEILCVVGESGSGKSMTANALMGLLPPGVTVKTGRAMFEARDILRLPEPEKQALRGERIAMIFQEPMTALNPLMRIGEQIAEVFAAHDRFSQQQRRDKALNLIREVGLPDPEKIIRAYPFQLSGGQRQRAMIAMALALEPKLLIADEPTTALDVTTQAQILKLILDLRERHGMAVMFITHDFGVVAEIADQVIVMREGKVVERGSATSVLTDPQHDYTRRLLDAIPTGKLPPARAPRDVPALEIKGLRKVYRTGGGMFRPVREVRAVDDVSLTVGRGEVLGLVGESGSGKSTLGRTAVRLVTPDGGQVLVGGTDLAALSEEELRKQRHKVQMVFQDPYASLNPRQRIMGALTDGPITKGVPKAQAQARAKELLEIVGLGADAASRFPHEFSGGQRQRIGIARALAMDPELIIADEAVSALDVSIQAQVLDLLRDLRERFDLSILFITHDLRVAAQLCDRIAVMQKGKLVEIGTVHDIFLNPAQAYTRQLLAAVPGADWASEGAA
- a CDS encoding 2-hydroxyacid dehydrogenase, which produces MRGVITTSGGVDLWPHYSEIFAKDAPELTVMRREDITDPAQVDFVFTFIPPADVFEGMSGLKAIFSAGAGTDAIMACPSRPESVPVYRVEDADQALQMAGFAAFHVLWHHRDMGRYVAQQAKGKWSRTVTGLSPSYRRVGVLGFGHMGRAIAKGLMGLGYAVAGYSRRAPDPAEPGVQHFHGDGLDDFLAQTDILINVLPLTSTTRGMIDAGFLQKLPQGAALVQIGRGGQVVEDELMAVLDSGHLSGASLDVFETEPLPQEHPLWAHPKVLITPHVASIPERRFVVQSIRERLSSL
- a CDS encoding ABC transporter permease, translated to MIGVVLLVAVIAIAIFAPLLFSHDPWQMVQRPFLAPFTMDGLPLGTDTLGRDVASQLAYGARVSLLVGLVSTLVALLIGVPLGALAGFYGNWVDEGAMRFTEFFQTIPNFALAIVLVAIFQPTLASITIAIAIVSWPPVARLVRAEVMSVRKREFVDAARLAGLSRPRILMTQVLPNTVSPIIVMASLMVATAILLESSLSFLGLGDPNAMSWGYMIGAARTVIRSAWWLSFFPGIAIVITVLALNLIGEGLNDALNPHLSRKGKA